Proteins co-encoded in one Oreochromis aureus strain Israel breed Guangdong linkage group 3, ZZ_aureus, whole genome shotgun sequence genomic window:
- the LOC120439038 gene encoding macrophage mannose receptor 1-like isoform X2 gives MTDMARLHESREYEGKAWIGLFSNPGKENRMWHWSLPGVEYTERETRWGRSEPGDLKENCVKTRGNWTHAICENTLWFICYDGKKRDGKSIHLIKKKMTWTKAQNYCRDHYTDLASGLDQADGEEFKILNKSQGSPMNVWIGLFRDTWRWSDGSNFSFRHWNMESFYDGQNNRKCAVTLLNRSGKWSSDECNKKNPFFCYDDKLILINENKTWEEALDYCRLHHTDLVSITNPHQQRVVERRTKNASSPYVWVGLRYTCVMNLWLWISDRVVCYENWADKGKIDECHRCAAMERGGRYQWVSKSEYEKYNFICSKQ, from the exons ATGACAGACATGGCGAGACTGCATGAATCCAGAGAGTATGAAGGTAAAGCCTGGATTGGACTGTTCAGCAAcccaggaaaagaaaacaggatgTGGCATTGGTCTCTGCCAGGGGTGGAATACACTGAACGTGAAACCAGATGGGGACGTTCTGAACCAGGTGATCTAAAGGAGAACTGTGTgaagacaagaggaaactgGACACATGCCATATGTGAGAACACTTTGTGGTTCATCTGCTACGATG gaaagaagagagacggtAAATCGATCCATTTGATTAAGAAGAAGATGACCTGGACAAAGGCTCAGAACTACTGCAGAGATCACTACACTGACCTGGCCAGTGGACTCGATCAGGCGGATGGGGAAGAATTTAAGATCCTCAATAAGTCTCAGGGCTCTCCGATGAATGTGTGGATCGGCCTGTTCAGAGACACCTGGAGGTGGTCAGATGGAAGTAATTTCTCTTTCAGGCACTGGAATATGGAGTCATTTTATGACGGAcaaaacaacaggaaatgtgCTGTGACTCTGTTAAACAGATCAGGAAAATGGAGCTCTGATGAATGCAACAAGAAAAATCCTTTCTTCTGTTATGATG ATAAATTGATTCTAATCAATGAAAACAAGACCTGGGAGGAAGCCTTGGATTACTGCAGACTGCACCACACTGACCTGGTCTCCATCACTAACCCTCACCAACAGAGAGTGGTTGAGAGGAGAACCAAGAATGCCAGCAGTCCCTACGTATGGGTGGGACTGCGCTACACCTGCGTGATGAATCTGTGGTTGTGGATCAGTGACAGAGTAGTCTGCTACGAGAACTGGGCTGATAAAGGAAAGATTGATGAGTGTCATAGGTGTGCAGCTATGGAAAGAGGAGGACGGTATCAGTGGGTCAGTAAAAGTGAATATgagaaatataattttatttgttcTAAACAATAA
- the LOC120439038 gene encoding macrophage mannose receptor 1-like isoform X1 yields MQWSLFLLILMGQCFFSTCYLYEYHFIRENKTWEEAQKYCRENYADLASVFDMTDMARLHESREYEGKAWIGLFSNPGKENRMWHWSLPGVEYTERETRWGRSEPGDLKENCVKTRGNWTHAICENTLWFICYDGKKRDGKSIHLIKKKMTWTKAQNYCRDHYTDLASGLDQADGEEFKILNKSQGSPMNVWIGLFRDTWRWSDGSNFSFRHWNMESFYDGQNNRKCAVTLLNRSGKWSSDECNKKNPFFCYDDKLILINENKTWEEALDYCRLHHTDLVSITNPHQQRVVERRTKNASSPYVWVGLRYTCVMNLWLWISDRVVCYENWADKGKIDECHRCAAMERGGRYQWVSKSEYEKYNFICSKQ; encoded by the exons ATGCAGTGGAGTCTCTTTCTGCTGATTCTGATGG GGCAGTGTTTCTTCTCCACCTGTTACCTGTATGAGTACCACTTTATtagagaaaacaaaacctggGAGGAAGCACAGAAATACTGCAGAGAGAATTATGCAGACCTGGCCAGCGTGTTTGACATGACAGACATGGCGAGACTGCATGAATCCAGAGAGTATGAAGGTAAAGCCTGGATTGGACTGTTCAGCAAcccaggaaaagaaaacaggatgTGGCATTGGTCTCTGCCAGGGGTGGAATACACTGAACGTGAAACCAGATGGGGACGTTCTGAACCAGGTGATCTAAAGGAGAACTGTGTgaagacaagaggaaactgGACACATGCCATATGTGAGAACACTTTGTGGTTCATCTGCTACGATG gaaagaagagagacggtAAATCGATCCATTTGATTAAGAAGAAGATGACCTGGACAAAGGCTCAGAACTACTGCAGAGATCACTACACTGACCTGGCCAGTGGACTCGATCAGGCGGATGGGGAAGAATTTAAGATCCTCAATAAGTCTCAGGGCTCTCCGATGAATGTGTGGATCGGCCTGTTCAGAGACACCTGGAGGTGGTCAGATGGAAGTAATTTCTCTTTCAGGCACTGGAATATGGAGTCATTTTATGACGGAcaaaacaacaggaaatgtgCTGTGACTCTGTTAAACAGATCAGGAAAATGGAGCTCTGATGAATGCAACAAGAAAAATCCTTTCTTCTGTTATGATG ATAAATTGATTCTAATCAATGAAAACAAGACCTGGGAGGAAGCCTTGGATTACTGCAGACTGCACCACACTGACCTGGTCTCCATCACTAACCCTCACCAACAGAGAGTGGTTGAGAGGAGAACCAAGAATGCCAGCAGTCCCTACGTATGGGTGGGACTGCGCTACACCTGCGTGATGAATCTGTGGTTGTGGATCAGTGACAGAGTAGTCTGCTACGAGAACTGGGCTGATAAAGGAAAGATTGATGAGTGTCATAGGTGTGCAGCTATGGAAAGAGGAGGACGGTATCAGTGGGTCAGTAAAAGTGAATATgagaaatataattttatttgttcTAAACAATAA